The following are from one region of the Vitis riparia cultivar Riparia Gloire de Montpellier isolate 1030 chromosome 14, EGFV_Vit.rip_1.0, whole genome shotgun sequence genome:
- the LOC117930949 gene encoding BAG family molecular chaperone regulator 1 — protein MIKLRSKRFCRGNSKLGSGGGNGVKGQEKGEIKWELRPGGMLVQKRESAESVGEGMITVRVSIVSKWHEISIESTSTFGELKMILSLVIGLEPREQRLLFKGKEREDSEYLHMVGVRDKDKVLLLEDPAIKEMKLHALATPCRTISV, from the exons ATGATCAAGCTCAGATCAAAGCGGTTCTGCAGAGGCAATTCTAAGCTTGGAAGTGGTGGGGGCAATGGTGTCAAAGgacaagaaaaaggagaaatcaAGTGGGAACTCAGACCCGGTGGCATGCTTGTTCAAAAAAGAGAGAGTGCAGAAAGTGTAGGAGAGGGGATGATCACTGTGAGAGTCTCAATTGTTTCAAAGTGGCATGAGATTTccattgaatcaacttcaactTTTG GAGAATTAAAGATGATATTGTCATTGGTGATTGGCTTGGAACCAAGAGAACAGAGGCTACTGTTCAAAGGGAAGGAGAGAGAAGACAGTGAGTACTTGCACATGGTTGGGGTCAGAGACAAGGACAAGGTGCTGTTATTAGAAGACCCAGCCATCAAAGAGATGAAACTTCATGCCCTGGCCACTCCTTGCCGTACCATCAGTGTTTAA
- the LOC117931033 gene encoding protein LOW PHOTOSYNTHETIC EFFICIENCY 1, chloroplastic: MQALSVWPSKGVFWAVPQLDYNLGSSSIPSRRRGRRKLWNPEDPVCQYRRLAFLWVSSSSRSDRVGVCCGSPKFDFGCGLLSGYSKLKILLLCERKRGSFGASFALAWALEQQAIGNEFVKEDSNSIHSLAGNTETVDIDCLKVDGARDGDENDNKEEKEAKKNGEVIEEKSRNVDVRALARGLEFATTADDVEEVLKDKVELPLQVYSTMIRGFGTDKRLDAAMALVEWLKRKKETKGSKGPNLFVYNSLLGAVKQSEKFALVEKVMNDMAQEGILPNVVTYNTLMSIYLEQGRSVEALNILEEIQKNGLCPSPVSYSTALLVYRRMEDGHGALKFFIELREKYLKGEIGKDADEDWENEFVKLKNFTIRICYQVMRRWLVKEGNQSPILLKLLADMDNAGLQPGRAEYERLVWACTREEHYVVAKELYTRIRERHTEISLSVCNHIIWLMGKAKKWWAALEIYEDLLDKGPKPNNLSYELVVSHFNILLTAARKKGIWRWGVRLLNKMEDKGLKPGSREWNAVLVACSKAAETSAAVEIFRRMVEQGEKPTIISYGALLSALEKGKLYDEASRVWEHMVKMGVEPNLYAYTIMASICVGQGKLQRVDSILREMETLGIDATVVTYNAIISGCARNGLSSAAFEWFHRMKVGKIQPNEITYEMLIEALAKDGKPRLAFELYSRAQNEGLNLSTKAYDAVVLSSQVHSATIDVSLLGPRPPEKKKKLLARKTLSAFCNLADVPRRAKPFDRKEIYSQQTEGNQ, from the coding sequence ATGCAAGCTTTAAGCGTTTGGCCCTCGAAAGGTGTCTTTTGGGCAGTACCCCAGTTGGACTATAACCTGGGTTCCTCTTCTATTCCGAGTAGAAGAAGGGGAAGGAGAAAACTATGGAATCCTGAAGATCCTGTGTGTCAGTATAGACGTCTTGCGTTCTTATGGGTTTCAAGCAGTTCAAGAAGTGACAGAGTTGGGGTTTGTTGTGGGAGTcctaaatttgattttggatgtGGGTTGCTTTCCGGATATTCCAAACTCAAAATTCTTCTCTTATGTGAGCGAAAGAGAGGGTCTTTTGGGGCTTCTTTCGCATTGGCCTGGGCATTAGAGCAACAAGCAATTGGGAATGAATTCGTTAAAGAAGATTCAAATTCAATCCATAGTTTGGCAGGGAATACTGAGACTGTGGATATTGATTGTCTTAAAGTAGATGGAGCAAGGGATGGTGATGAAAATgataacaaagaagaaaaagaagctaaaaaaaatggggaagTGATCGAGGAGAAGAGTAGAAATGTTGATGTTCGTGCACTGGCACGTGGCTTAGAGTTTGCTACAACTGCAGATGATGTAGAAGAGGTTCTTAAGGATAAGGTTGAATTGCCTCTTCAAGTGTACTCAACCATGATTAGAGGTTTCGGTACAGATAAGAGATTGGATGCTGCAATGGCTCTTGTTGAGTGGCTTAAGAGAAAGAAGGAAACCAAGGGTTCTAAAGGCCCAAACCTTTTTGTATATAATAGTCTTTTGGGTGCAGTGAAACAGTCAGAAAAATTTGCACTAGTTGAGAAAGTCATGAATGATATGGCTCAAGAAGGGATCCTTCCAAATGTTGTAACTTATAACACTTTGATGTCAATTTACTTGGAACAAGGAAGATCAGTTGAAGCTCTCAATATTCTCGAGGAGATCCAGAAGAACGGTCTGTGTCCTTCTCCCGTATCCTATTCTACAGCATTGTTGGTCTATCGAAGAATGGAAGATGGACATGGAGCCCTGAAGTTCTTTATTGAGTTAAGAGAAAAGTATCTGAAAGGCGAAATTGGCAAGGATGCTGATGAAGATTGGGAAAATGAGTTTGTTAAGCTCAAGAACTTCACAATTCGGATTTGCTATCAGGTGATGAGGCGGTGGCTTGTGAAAGAAGGCAACCAAAGCCCCATTTTGTTGAAACTTCTTGCAGACATGGACAATGCTGGACTTCAACCTGGTCGGGCAGAATATGAGCGCCTTGTGTGGGCATGTACACGTGAAGAGCATTATGTTGTGGCAAAAGAATTATACACTAGGATAAGGGAAAGGCATACTGAAATAAGCTTATCCGTCTGCAACCATATTATCTGGTTGATGGGGAAGGCAAAGAAGTGGTGGGCAGCTCTGGAGATTTACGAGGATTTGCTGGACAAGGGACCAAAGCCAAATAACTTATCATATGAACTGGTTGTTTCTCACTTTAATATACTACTCACTGCCGCTAGAAAAAAAGGCATTTGGCGATGGGGTGTCAGGCTGCTAAACAAGATGGAAGATAAAGGCCTAAAACCAGGAAGTAGGGAATGGAATGCTGTTCTAGTAGCCTGTTCCAAGGCTGCAGAAACTTCTGCTGCTGTGGAGATATTCAGGAGAATGGTGGAACAAGGTGAAAAGCCGACAATTATCTCCTATGGGGCATTGCTTAGTGCCCTTGAGAAAGGCAAACTCTATGATGAGGCTTCCCGGGTGTGGGAACATATGGTTAAgatgggtgttgagccaaactTGTATGCCTACACAATTATGGCTTCAATCTGCGTCGGACAAGGGAAGCTTCAAAGGGTAGATTCAATCCTTCGGGAGATGGAAACATTAGGAATAGATGCTACTGTTGTCACATATAATGCAATCATCAGCGGGTGCGCACGAAACGGTCTCAGCAGTGCAGCATTCGAATGGTTTCACCGCATGAAAGTTGGGAAAATCCAACCAAATGAGATTACCTATGAAATGCTGATTGAAGCTCTTGCAAAGGATGGGAAGCCTAGGCTTGCATTTGAGTTATACTCAAGGGCTCAAAATGAAGGCCTTAACCTTTCCACTAAAGCTTATGATGCAGTCGTTCTATCCTCACAGGTACACAGTGCTACCATCGATGTAAGTCTTTTAGGGCCTCGGCCaccagagaaaaagaaaaagttgctTGCCAGAAAGACCTTGTCTGCATTCTGTAACTTGGCTGATGTTCCTAGGAGAGCTAAACCATTTGATAGAAAGGAAATTTACTCTCAGCAAACAGAAGGAAATCAATGA